GCCTGAAAGGACggaaaaaccaaattttaaattgaacaactcatttgaaaattttgtcacAAACAATAGTATTGTTTTcagaaaaagctaatattaTTTAGGAAGAAGCAAAGTTAGAGAAGCTTCTGAACAATAAATAGTTATCTATGCTAAACAAGGTCATATCTGGGTTGAGCTTGTTCCCTCCCCATTAAATTACTTGGCAGTTTTCCCCTTCCTCTTAACACCtttcatttaatttcattttcacttgTTGTCCATTATTAAGATTTGTTGATTTCATGCTAATTGGTGCTCTATCCTTAAATCAATATTGCATTTATTGTCAATTTATATACATTAAGTTCTTGtacaaattattgtaaatatttaaTAAGTAGTAGATTGAGatgatcaatttttttaagcttaTATTCACAATTATTGCCTCTCTACCACATATGTCAGTAGAGTcaattaatttcaattattaatttctgaGACAATATTGCTAAATTTTAAACCTTTCAGTGCCAGTTCCAAAGAGAATGCATTAAATATTTATGTAAGATTGGCTAAAAAGTATTTTGCAATGCTACCTGCTgaagtctgaaaaaaaataacctgAAGACATGAAATGAGTATCAACAAGACCTCCCTGATGGAGGTCAAGGATGTACTTATTACACTGACAAcaattaagaaacaaaaaatttcgaTACTTACGCTTTCTGTGTGAATAGGATGTACGGCAAAAAGCAATGCACAGAATAGGCTCGCTTTAGGGgtagaaaatttgtttttgtcgttGTTTGTGTTACTGATAAGTACgagaaaaaatttcaaagataataTTGAAACCACAGCATTAAGTATAACATTGAACAAATGAAAGCCCCAGGGATTCAGTCCTCCAGCCAGCCAATAATTAAAACGAAATGTTAGAATTGTCAAAGGACGATAACTTTTGTGGCTTGCGTTTGAAGATAAGTTCTCTCCCCAGAAGTCATGAACGAACAACTTTCCTAACGGGATTTCATCTCGCAAGTCTTTGTTGCTCACAATGGCCTCCGAATCATCAAAAACAAATCCACCTTTGCAAGAATCCCAATAACATATGATAGAAACACAGCAGACAATAAAAGAAGCGACATTGAAAGACAAGTTAGGAACAGGAAAATCACTGCCGATGTGTTTACATCCCGCGTTCGCCGCATTCAAGTCCAAATCTGTGATTTCGCGCTCTTCTCCAATTTGATCATTTGCAGTTCTTTTTCGAAGTTTACTTCCATTTGCTCTGTATCTCGATGCCATAAGGAGTGTTCGTCATTCAGGCAATTTCGTGCAATTTTTATACCAAATTTGCAGAACGTTTAactaaatcattttaaaacaaagcgCGAACCTTGTTTACCGCGCCAGCGCTAAACACCTGCAGGCAAGAGGAAATATCCTGtgggatggggtaagaattaTAAACTAGTTATTATAGCGGCGTTAAAACTAGCAGAAAACGAagatattcaaattaataaaagtTAACTTCAATTAAGACACAGCTGGAAATGTTTTATACCCAATTTACAACAatataacaatataaatgAATCAAATTCTTGCCAAGCCAATCAAAGTAGTCGCCTACTCACTCTTCCCTCCCACGGAAAAAGGATCCACGAAACGAATGCCGGGATTGGGGAAATAAGATGGTGGACTTTTTGGATTCAAGTGTTCTTTGCGTAGTTGTTTCTGCCAGGTTTTCTCTTCGGTTTCAGCTACTCTGACACCCTATCCCGAGCATCATATTTTCTCCTTTATTTGTCCAAGTACCAGGAAGAAAGGTGAACACTAGGTTGTGTTCCTCTCAAATATGGCAAAGTTATCAGAACCAATCCCTTTAGAAATGGAAAGGTACGTCGGAGTGCGTGACTGTTTCGTGCACGTGATTCTCAATTAAGTTTGATGCAATTTAACCGACATGTCTATTCATTGTTTTACCTTTCTTAAAACAGGCTCTCAGTCCCCAAGCAAAACAAGGATATCGAccattttcaaggtttgtgaAATAATGAATGTGATGTCATCTCAGAGGTGTTAAATGTAATGACAAACAGCtaatacaaaataaagaaaacaattaaagagcaaaacaaagttaacagtCACCCACTCCTCCCTTCCCCCtaacataagaaaaactgTTGCCCGTTAGGCAAAGACAATGTTTAGgtcatttaataattattgctgcaCATGATTGTGGTCtgaattttcttctttcaccTTGTTTGCCATTAGTTATTATTACCCCTACTCAGGGTACctgaggtttttttttctttatggaTGGGGTACTTGAGTCACAAACACAAGTAGCTTTTCAAATAACCCACATGCACGAAACTATTTTATTAGCAGCTGTTACAATTACGGAGATTACAGGCCTTAGATGAATCAGGATTTCcagttggaaaacaaaaaggatGATATTCTGCTCTTAACGGAGTGCTATACcacaataaaatttacatCTAGTTCACTTGAAAGCTATGTGAGAACCTGAGGGTGCAGTGGCAATTAGCAACTTCAAAAGCAGATAAAACCCATTTTTGAACACCACATCAATGTGTTAATAATGATTATGTTACTGGTTATTATGAGGGGCACTTCATACCAATAATTTAAGTTggatatttatttaaacactATCTTTAATCAACAGTAGCTCTAAGAGCACAAGGTGCATATTGAGAGAGGTTATGTCATAtcacataaaattaaattgcagCAGTCACGCAAAACTAAAAAGACgagtaaaataggaaaaaagaaaacagtagAACACTTTTGATTTTAATAAAGGTCATGACATAATGTAAATTTTTCCGTATTTGTAGTGGATTATAGCAAGCTTCCACGATCAAGTGGAGATGGAATGGAGTTTGCTGCAAGCAGTTCCAGTGATGGAAACAGCTCTGATAGCTGCAGTGACAGTGAAGTGCTGCTTAGAAAGATTAATTATGTAGATGGTACAACTGTCAGACAAAAACATAATGGACAGCATACAATTATTCATACTTCCATGGAAACAAGAACTTCCTCACAACCTGAAAGCAAAAGGGGAGTACACAACTCAACACTTACCAGAGATTTGCAAGTCCAACAGGGAACAAAAAAGCTCTGTGTAGATGGGATGCAGACAAAATCAGGACAACAAAGTCATCAAGTTGTGCAGCAAAACACAACTAATCCTTTACTGCAAGGATCTGACTTTTTAAACAATCTGGGCAGATTATCAATGTCTGTTGAAAAGCAACTGGTTACTATTGCACTACCTTCTTCAGATCTCAACTTAAGAGGACACTTTGCTCAGAAATCTACTGTAGTTGAGCATAAACCAGAGTTTGTGGATAGCCAGAAAGTTATAAATGAATTGGAAGAACAAAATTCCAAACTggttgaagagaaaacaaaactgtcaTTGCAACTTGGTGTCCAGACAAAGGCCTGTAAACCTTTATATTGTTGGTATTGTCTTGTACACTGTTGAAGTCTTAAATGCTTGTAGTATATTATGATGTGCTGCATGATCAATGCATAAGCTAAAGTTAGTCATTAATTGTACAGTGATTTACCATGTTGAGGTGTCACCCCTCTTAGCTCTCTAATCTTCCGCATTAAAgcttgcaataataattaccttCATGGTTAATTATGGAAGGTTAAAGAGCCttatgaacaataataattattattattgtaaaggaaaggaaagaaactgCAATCAAGTATCAATATTCATCTAGTGCTGACACACTAATAATATTGGGGACgctgcaaattgaaattaactcaaatcaagtcaaatgtaggtttttgaagagaggggaaaaccagagtacctgGGAAAAgttctcagagcagagtagagaaccaacaaactcaacccataTATGACACCAAGTCTGGGAATcaaacccaggccacattggtgggaggtgagtgctctcaccactgcgccaccACTGCTCTTGCTCACTTTAAATATTGTTACTTTGTCATTGAAACAGGTAAATACTGAGATAAAGAGACTACTGGTAGCATCAGTGGGAGAAGACATTGGCAACAAGTACTGAATCTCTTATTGTTGTTACATACATGTATCTACTTTGCTAAGGGCAATACCTTGCATATCTGTTTGTTTCTTAGGGTTGTtttgaattattatttctttaccAAACATTATTAGGGTGGAAGATTTAGTGAACAGAAATGTACAGCAAACTGTGGAACTAAACCACTGGAAAAAGATGTGCGAAGAATACTCTGAGGAGTCAGACAGACTGGAAATTGAGTGTGATGTGTGGAGGACAAAATTCCTGGCAAGCAGGTTAAAGAACTGAATATTAATGTTGATAATTTTAGGCGAGCTTAAGCAGAGACGATGATGACCTTCTCAAAGTGATCCTTGAATCTCATACATGATGCAAACAATCCCAAACTTTCCATggttttaataaaaataatagtgtTGACATCGTTAATATTATGAGCAGTCTGAACAAAATTTGTTCCCAACTAAGAAATTTTGTTAACTGTTGGACATATTGGGCTATTTGTTAGCTAACAAATCCATGTAATCACTTTTTTTGTTACTGAATAATGATTAGTACTGGAAAATACTGTTCAACTATGCCTTGTTTGGTATTCGAtgacatttctttttaatgtGTTTCATGGTCTAACCCATAACGAACAAAACAAACTCCAAAACGCTGCCTCTGCCAAAAGAATGAGGAAAATAAGTGCCAATAAGCAGGATTGTTTGCTGTCGAAATGTGACTCGCAACCTTTGAATGTGAATGGAGGGCTTAGATTCTTTACGGTTTCTAAAGAagctgtggtgctgcgttggCAACAAAGTAAAACATAGTAAATTGTGTTTGTTAAGATTTGCCAAGATGAAAGATAATTTTCACTGCCCTTTTCGAGATCAAGCTATGTTGcaaatttcaatattatttcattttgataaaTACATGATACATTCACAGAAACGTTTGTGATTGTGTATATTCTTTGCATATCGTGGTGAAATGGATGTTAAAGTACACAAATACTAATAACTATAGATAATGAAACTTACTTTGCCAAAACTATTGAAAGGCCAATTACGATCATGCTAGTGTCAAAACCCAGGGAACTTGCAGTTTTTCCTTCATCACATGCTACACGATTTGTGTAGCTACGATTGCTGAAGCGCGCAATGCAATTCCTGTAGCATGCGACGATGGTAACTTACTTTTCAGCGGTACTGTATGTTGACCAGAGAATGATTTATATGTCTCAGAATGATGTCAGATGAACTATCAAGTTGGAAAACTGCTCTTTACACAAGGTTCCGACAAGCACAGACTGCTTTGCAGAAGTTATTGGATGAAAGAGCTCATCTGCTACAATTCTTGGTTCGCACGAAAAGGTaataaaaatggaagaaatgcaTTTACCATAGTATTTtgtctccccccccccccccaaaaccTGGTTTTGTGTTTGTTATTTCATCCCAAAAGAAGTTAGTTTTGCTCTAAGAAAGTCACGTATCTGTaatagaaattatttttgtgacagATCAAATGAGATGAATGACTTTGCATCACATTTCACAGTTTTTATGAATACTTATTGTCTTCCTCATTCCAGGACAATCCAATCCTTGCAGTCAATGTTGAGAAAAGCTAGTGGCAGAATTCAAGATTTCGGATCAGGATCTTCCAATTCAAATGAACAAAGCATTGTGGAAATGGCTTCTGTCAACAGCTCCTTAGTTGAAGAGACATTGAAATTGGCAGGGAGTGTCTTACCTGCATTCTCTGTCTCTGAGATGTCATTCATGGTAAACCACCAGTCAGGGGAAAATCTTGCAGTACTTAAGATGCAACCTACATCTGCTGAAAAATTAGCCTTTGAGGTAAAACCAGAGAGCgttaaaatgttattttttgtgcCAATATATTGTAATGTAGCTGGCTGTAGGCCAGAGTGAAAGAGCACTTCAGCTTGTCATCTTCTGGTCTACCCCTCCACTTTAGGTGGTGCCCTACGATTCTTTGACCTTATTATTTGTCTTGCGGTTATCATACAGTTAGCAGCAGTTTACAACAGCTGCTATAGATTGCATCTCAAGAGTCATTAGACTTttgtattcaataaaatttattattgtagaTAGCCTGGACATGTCCATCCAAAATATGTGAGttagacaataattatttttgtaggTTATATGTCAAATTTTCCACTCTTCCATTAATATTTCTAAACTTCCCTAGAACACAGAATAatcattaaattatttttgtcaatgGTTTATCACCCATAAGGGTAGCCATGAATTTTAGTTTCAACACTTGGCCTTGTGTATTTGTGGTCTACAGGTCCTTTCCAGTGATGTTAATCTTCAAACCGAACAACAGATGCAAGATGTAATGAAAAGGATGTCAAAGCAGTACATTGGACATGGCTATCAAAGCAGATTTTCTACAAAAAATTTTAGAGTTACTTACGATTGTTGTAACAGATGCTCTGGGCCTCTTTATGTGGTCTGAAATACTTGAGAACAGATTCCGGAATTTTTACACCCCAAAAGTCATTTAACTATTGTTAAAAGTTAATATTCcataaaatttctttcaacCTGCTTGtagtaaaagaaaaagcaaagcaatttATTGCAAAGTTTTAGGACTGGAAATGTGTTTTATATTTAAAGTAAGGTTCTTGCTTTGCCAATTCAATGTGACTTTTGCAGAGCCGAGGTGACTTTTGCCAATTCGGTTGGAGTTTTGCCAGTTTTATGTGAAGTTTGCCATATTGGTGTGATTTCTGCTAATTTGATATGAGCAGGGATTAGAAATAGGTGTTAAAACAACTTTTATGGCTTTCAAGCAGGGCAAACcaccaaatatttgaaaacaaaaataatgcaaaaaaaaaaaagaataaacactatctaatttgtttttaagggaaacttttttcttattaattttaatatttgggTTTTAGGAATTTTAAACCAtagatttttaaatgaaaaccttAAGTTAATAAAACAACTTGGTCAATCTGGCCATATTTTACCTAATGTATGGTACAtgaactattattattattattattattattattattattattattattattattattattacaataggTATTAAAAGATGTTACATAAatagtaaatttttatttattggaaggaaacagcattttttcaaaataatttattagttcATTGTAAATTTTACAGGAAGTATGTTGCTGGATAATTTTGAATAGTTGAACTCAGTCCTGTGTGGAAGAAAGTGAAgaggaaataaaatattgaaataaaaagctCATTAATATTGAGGTATAGGTGTGTTGTGTCTATGGTACAtacatataatttttttctactgCAAGgaactttgttttgaagtgatcAATGATTCACAACTGATTCACTTACAGTGTTTTAGGGCATCAGTTATCAAATAACAATCACCTATTTTATACACCTATTTTCGAGTGACATATCTTAAACTGAAATGAACTGCTCCTTCACATTTTGCTGGGTTTTTAGAGGCAAATAACACAGCACCTTGCACTGACAATTTTTTCCTGCTTTCTtacaaaagatttttttttttctgagctaTTTCTCccactttgattttttttcttgcctgCTATTATTAGAACCTGACCATATCCATCATGCGAATCTTGCTCTCAATGATATCCTTCAACCATTTTTCTCGAAACCTGGTTTTACCAGGCCTggataaagaaaagaataaaatctGTAAACAAGTACTTGCCTCTTGTCAAAATAATCTAAACTGTAATTTAGCTAAAGTATAAGATTTTAAAAGATGTGCATTCCCATTTTGTTCAAGTAACATGACATACCTGTGAACGAGATGATGGGTCTCAAAAATGTAGTAAACTTCAACTGGAAATGTCTGAAACAGTCAAAAGCATGCATTTTGTTCTTTCATTAAGGTTGTCAGCAAGTTTAGGCAGGCAAGATAAAGATTGAACCAAGTAAACATTAACCTATAATTAAGTTTGATagttcagtttgatttgttgttTGATGTGAAGATTAAGATGCAAAAAGTACCCCATAGGAgcagaaaaataacttttaagCCAccttattaactttatttcttTGATTAGTTATTGTTAAGTTGACGTTTTGTTTGCTTAAGTGTGTTATTCCCAACTAGTAACAGCTacttattatataaacaccagtgaaataccaagtgagctttcccgcgaaaacttcgatcttcacacgtgaagataacatgaCTTTGTTATCTTCACAagtgaagagatcaccgtcgttatggttacataataaatcacgcctttgaaagcaagctcacttggtatttcaccgGTGTTTACATAATacacagaatattacatactcgcttatggatatgaattttatcttttggtgttcaactcaatatcgagttgaccactcaaagataaaattcatatccacgcgcaggcatgtaatatcctctatttattacatattatgtgtggatatcagtgtgataaagccgtgaataaaaatgatacccgaaAAGTGATATGATATTATTTAGCTGAGTGaagtgatatcatatcacttcacgggtttgaattgtccaatcaaatagattgtaataatttggctggaccaatcgggttccacgttatattttagattttagctgacaCCTGACGTCAAATTTGgtgggaagaattgctttgcagttttatcaacacttccttgtacttcaacttggtggcttgatttttttgaagcatgtaatatgtaataaacaaattattacatgttaagagctaGATATCATATTTATTCACtcatttttaataccataccgctcactcgctcgaagactcgctcattcgcgatatggtattaaaaacgagtgaataaaaacgatatcaggctcttaacatgtaataatctatatttaacATCTCAAAGAAATAATATCTTGACTTCATACTATCCTTCTTCTCACTATCTTTCTAACTGAAAGATTAGCCAGTTACCTTTGGCTTAAACTTGCTCACTTCAATGGTTATATAAACCGAAGCAGTTGCTCTTGGGATGGGCTTTCTCCTTGTTGGTATACTCCACTTAACAGCATAACGATACCTCCAACTATATGGGTGCTCCTCTTCTCTCAGGAAATCAATACAGTATAGCCAGCTACTGTCACGCTCCCACGTCTACAACGCAAAAGTTCACCCAGCATGAAGATTCAATCAAGTAATTTAGGGAAGTTCAAGTGGCTACCACAATTTGAGCCTTCTCTCGTTgaaaaaaggtttattttcaaaaaaagcaTCAGCTTTTCACTCTTCATTCGTGAAAACTCATTCAATAACACTTCTTCACATTGCGTGACACTGTCGTTGAGAAAAAGGTTGCATTGAACTAGGCTTATTTATATCTTCAGCCAGTGTAGATGAATTCTCATTGCAAACTTCAGAGGGGTTCAGATTTCCTGATGATGTGGTTTCCTGATGATGTGGTTTGTCACTATcattattaaattaaactattaTTGTTACCATCATCACAATCATTAACACTATCATCAGTTTGCCTGTCCAGAAAGGTCCCACGGCTTAGGTGCCAGTCACGACTTGTAAGCTACGTCAGTAGCATAGACTCTCCCCGATCCTGCAATGTAGTCACGTCAAGATGCCAGGAAAATTAACTCCAATGCATGAAAATGAGCCCAGCATGGCAAGTCGCGCAAAACATATCTTTAGAAGCGATTAGGTACAACTTTGATGGCGAAGTTTAACTCTCACCGTAATaaattcttcaattttttctaACCCTCCAGCCACGGTGAAGTTCGCCGCGGTCATCCATGTAATATTAGGGATCTCGAATCCAGTTTCAGGGTCATTTACAGGCTCCTCGTTCTCGTATTTCGCAGCTTCACCGTCCATGGGCAAAGACTCTCCACGGGACACTGCCAAACGACGGCGAGCATTGTCAATTGCTTCATCGACAATTTCCCGAGCTTCATCTTCGTATATTTCATCAAGAGTCCGATTTCCTGGCACGACTGTCCTTAGTAACGGCGCTGGTTTGTTAGATTTCTTGACGAACGCCATTGCTAAGATAGAGATGCCGGTGAAATGGTTACTATGGTAACGAGGACCCGAGCCGTCCTAAGATACTTCATATATGATTACCGCACATACACTTGCTCGTACTGCCTATGTTCAGAGAGCTTTGGCTTCTaagacgaggacgagaacgagtacgagatttaactgcccgtttttagcaaaaatacttgaaaaattcataaCACAGGCGCttaatcttactttttgttagcagtgttgattgctcagttattcttgttgttggtaactgagccctttagcagatcgaaaaatggcaacactactaccgtgttcttgacttgttttgactcgagaacatttttgcaaaacctcgtgctaaaatgacgacggtatcacgtttttcccgccaaaatgacgttggttgcgcgcgctcaatgttgtcctatgagaaaatctcgtactcgttgtcatctaaagctctctaaaaTTTCTTCCACGAATATGTTGGCAACTTTAGAAACTACAGCAAGCAAAATACTCAGTGCACTTgattatcaaaacaaaggagCAGTACCGTGGCGCAAGAGCGTTGTATCAAGACGGTGTACTCCGAGATTTCAGCTCGGAGATCGCCTTTTGTGTGTCAGGTTTCGGATATCGTTATTCGAGGAAGATGTCAGGCAaggagggagggagaaagggagggagagagagaTATCGGCCGAGACCCCATACATGTCCCTTCCATCCATCCAGACAGGCAACACTCGTCCTTGCACgtcaatctgaaggtcgctattgtGTCTTTCATGCGGTACGAGCTGGCGTTTGTTGGCACAAAATACATGGCATTTGCGCATGGTTATTGACAAACGAACTCGTTAATGAAGAAGGCCATTCGAATCCCAGGATTCATGGCAAGCACACTTTTTTAAGATCACGTAATTGCTTCTCGCGCAAGCACTCAAACTAATATAAAACATCGAAAAAACTTCGTTTTGAATAAGCTGTcgttgatttcttttttcagtatTGGGAAAGACTCGAGAGGAACTTAATTACTGCTAACGTGACTgcgtgaaaaatatatttgagcAAGAGTGGGAAGAGATTTTGTGCATTCAAAGACAACTCAGCACATTTTGAGTTTTGCCATCTTTAAATCAAGTCAAGAGATTTTCGTTATAAAAGGTCACCAGGTACTAATTATTAAAAGAGACATAAAAAACGTTAATTTAAGTCCATAAACCCATTGTTAACTACTAAAAGGCGGACTGTTCATCCTTTACTAAACATCCAATAAGTTAATCGAGTCATAAAGaaactcgaaaaaaaaaaactaaaaagggTTCAGTTCAGacaatatcaaaattaattttgtagttGTAAGCCTCCTTTTTGCACTTGTTTTCTTCAGTTCGTACTTACACCTGTTAACCATGtttaaaacatattttcattcgttttctttttgataagTTATTAGGCTGTCATGATACAACTAACTTATGAAGATTGCGTGGCAAAATATTCACCATTATTTTCGCCTACGCCTGACGGCAATGCCAGCGGAGAAGAAATGGAAAGCGAGACCATTGTAGTTGTACAAAACGACACTAAGCCAGAAACGTCCGTAGTGAATTTTCGTGACGATAGAGAGCAATACTACGATGTGGGGTACAAAGACGAGAGAAAGCATGAAGGAAAAGACACATTGGATGAATCCGCTAAAAGCATCCAGGAACACTTGGACAAACATCAAGAGTCTCACGAGGAAGAAAGGCCAGATTTGAAAAAGGAGATAGCCGAAAGCACTGAGGACAATGACTTTTGGAAAAGGAAGAATATTGCTGAAAAGGCAGTGTGCGCCTTAGTCAAAACTTCAAAAGATAGCATGAAAGTTAGTGTCCAAGTTGTTGATGACTCCACAGCTGTGGAGTACGTGAAGATAAAGGACAAAGAGCTGATTAGGCGGGTAGCTAAACACATCATCATGGAAGTGTACGCTCGAATTGGATGCTTTGAGAATTTCCTGAGGACTGCAGACTGGGCAAATGAGCCGGGTAGCTCTCAGAGGAATATCATCAATGAAAGTCCCCCATTGACAAATGACTTAGTAGAGGACTCCTTTGACAAGGTAACAGGGTCACTGGTGGGCAAAATAGCACTCTTTCAAATATCATGGCTACTtcaaaaatgttcaaatgCATTCATTCCACAGGCATAAGTCGTCAATAACGAGACTGGCCGCTAAACGAAAGATACTTCATTCAATTAAGATGAGTTATTCTTCGCTGTCTTCGATTGTCGCTTGTCGCCCGATCCCCTACTTTGTGAAAATAGGACCAAACTATCACGTCATGGgataatttcttttataaagtAATAAATCAAACGAGTTTGCTTAGGTAGAACAATCTGTTGAGCCCAAATAAAGgtattttcctttcaatatTACACTCTCCTCAAATGTACTGCAGAAAACAACTCAGtggtcttttgt
This sequence is a window from Acropora palmata chromosome 9, jaAcrPala1.3, whole genome shotgun sequence. Protein-coding genes within it:
- the LOC141893338 gene encoding A-kinase anchor protein 14-like isoform X1 translates to MIIFIQAMAFVKKSNKPAPLLRTVVPGNRTLDEIYEDEAREIVDEAIDNARRRLAVSRGESLPMDGEAAKYENEEPVNDPETGFEIPNITWMTAANFTVAGGLEKIEEFITTWERDSSWLYCIDFLREEEHPYSWRYRYAVKWSIPTRRKPIPRATASVYITIEVSKFKPKTFPVEVYYIFETHHLVHRPGKTRFREKWLKDIIESKIRMMDMVRF
- the LOC141893338 gene encoding A-kinase anchor protein 14-like isoform X2; amino-acid sequence: MAFVKKSNKPAPLLRTVVPGNRTLDEIYEDEAREIVDEAIDNARRRLAVSRGESLPMDGEAAKYENEEPVNDPETGFEIPNITWMTAANFTVAGGLEKIEEFITTWERDSSWLYCIDFLREEEHPYSWRYRYAVKWSIPTRRKPIPRATASVYITIEVSKFKPKTFPVEVYYIFETHHLVHRPGKTRFREKWLKDIIESKIRMMDMVRF
- the LOC141893339 gene encoding golgin-45-like, which gives rise to MAKLSEPIPLEMERLSVPKQNKDIDHFQVDYSKLPRSSGDGMEFAASSSSDGNSSDSCSDSEVLLRKINYVDGTTVRQKHNGQHTIIHTSMETRTSSQPESKRGVHNSTLTRDLQVQQGTKKLCVDGMQTKSGQQSHQVVQQNTTNPLLQGSDFLNNLGRLSMSVEKQLVTIALPSSDLNLRGHFAQKSTVVEHKPEFVDSQKVINELEEQNSKLVEEKTKLSLQLGVQTKVNTEIKRLLVASVGEDIGNKVEDLVNRNVQQTVELNHWKKMCEEYSEESDRLEIECDVWRTKFLASRMMSDELSSWKTALYTRFRQAQTALQKLLDERAHLLQFLVRTKRTIQSLQSMLRKASGRIQDFGSGSSNSNEQSIVEMASVNSSLVEETLKLAGSVLPAFSVSEMSFMVNHQSGENLAVLKMQPTSAEKLAFEVLSSDVNLQTEQQMQDVMKRMSKQYIGHGYQSRFSTKNFRVTYDCCNRCSGPLYVV